Part of the Bradyrhizobium sp. AZCC 1721 genome, GGCCTTCGTGATCGAGAACCGCACCGGCGCCGGCGGCGTGATCGGCACGCAGGACGTCGTCAAGTCGCCGCCAGACGGCTACACGCTGCTGATGATGTCAAACACCCAAACGGCGAATGAATCGCTGGTGCCGCAACGCAAATACGAATTGATGCGCGACCTCGAGCCGATCGCACCGGTCAACTATTCCGACCTCGTCATCGTGGTTCACCCTTCCGTGCAGGCGAAGACGCTGCAGGAATTCATCGCGCTCGCCAAATCGCAGCCCGGCAAACTGAACTACGCTTCCTCCGGCCAGGGCACGCCGTACCATATGGCAGGCGAGTTGTTCAAAGCCATGGCCGGCATTGACCTCGTGCATGTGCCTTATCGTAACAGCGGCGAGGCGCGCAGCGGCGTGATCGGCGGCCAGGTTCAGATGATGATCGACGCAGTTCCGGCGATGGCCCCGAACGTCGCGGAAAACCAGGTCCGCGCGCTGGCGACGACCGGCAAGACGCGATCGACCGTTCTTCCCAACGCGCCGACGGTGATCGAAGCTGGCATTTCCGGCTACGAGGCCACCATCTGGCTCGGCTTGATGGCGCCCGCAGGCACGCCAAAGCCGATCATCGACAAGCTTGGTACGGCGGTAAACGCGATGGTGAAACGGCCCGATATCGTCAAGCTCTGGACCCGGCAGGGCGCGGTTCCGATGTCGATGACGCCTGAAGAGTTCGACAAATTCCTGCGCGGCGATATTGTGAAATGGGCGGAAGTGGTCAAGAAATTCGATAAGCCGCCGCAATAGAAGCTGCGAGAGAAGGTTCGATGCCGAGCGTTCGATTTCGCCTCAACGGCGCCGAGACCGAGGTTGACGCCGATCCGGAGCGGTCATTGCTGGACATTCTGCGCGGACAACTCGGTATGACCGGACCGCATTTCGGCTGCGGCGCCGGCGAATGCGGCGCCTGCAACGTCATGGTCGGCGATCGTGCGATATCGGCCTGCGATACGCCGCTCTGGTCGGTGGCGGACAAGGATGTCACGACGATCGAAGGGCTGGGAACGAGCGAGCGGCCGCATCCGTTGCAGCGTGCCTTCATCGCTGAGCAGGCGCTGCAATGCGGCTATTGCGTTTCCGGCATCCTGATGAGCGCGGCGGCGCTGCTAAAGCGAAATCCGTCGCCGGCCAGCCGGGAGGTAAAGCAAGCGCTCGACCGCAATCTCTGCCACTGTGGCTCGCATAATCGCATGGTACGGGCGGTGCTGCGCGCGGCCGAAGAAATGGCGGCCGAATGAACCAGCCAGCGCCCGCTCCCTCCGCGCCCGGCTTGCCGGTAAGCCTTGCGGCGAACCCGAAATTATCGTCGTGGCTGAAGTTCTCGAGCAGCGGAGAGGTGACGGTCTCGCCGGGCAAGGTCGAGATCGGGCAAGGCATCGTGACGGCGCTGGCGCAGATCGCCGCCGACGAACTCGATATCGATCTATCTCGCGTGCAGATGATCCGGGCGTCGACTGCCGTCAGCCCGAACGAGGGCGTCACATCGGGAAGCCTTTCCATCCAGCAATCGGGCCGTGCGCTGCGTCATGCCTGCGCCGAGGTTCGCTATATCTTCCTTCAGCAGGCAGCCGAACGGTTGGGCGTCGGCATCGACACCCTCCATATCGAGGACGGCATCATTTCGGGCCCCGGCAATGTCAGGACCAGCTATTGGGAACTTGCCGATGAGGTTTCGCTCGACCGCGACGCTACACCCGGCGTAACGCCCAAGATCGCAACGAGCCGTATG contains:
- a CDS encoding (2Fe-2S)-binding protein; the protein is MPSVRFRLNGAETEVDADPERSLLDILRGQLGMTGPHFGCGAGECGACNVMVGDRAISACDTPLWSVADKDVTTIEGLGTSERPHPLQRAFIAEQALQCGYCVSGILMSAAALLKRNPSPASREVKQALDRNLCHCGSHNRMVRAVLRAAEEMAAE
- a CDS encoding Bug family tripartite tricarboxylate transporter substrate binding protein, yielding MTSPRITLALAATLLAISSPSAPAQSQDYPSRPVKVIVPFGAGGPADVTARQIGSILQESFGQAFVIENRTGAGGVIGTQDVVKSPPDGYTLLMMSNTQTANESLVPQRKYELMRDLEPIAPVNYSDLVIVVHPSVQAKTLQEFIALAKSQPGKLNYASSGQGTPYHMAGELFKAMAGIDLVHVPYRNSGEARSGVIGGQVQMMIDAVPAMAPNVAENQVRALATTGKTRSTVLPNAPTVIEAGISGYEATIWLGLMAPAGTPKPIIDKLGTAVNAMVKRPDIVKLWTRQGAVPMSMTPEEFDKFLRGDIVKWAEVVKKFDKPPQ